The nucleotide window CGCAAGCCGCGGTCAGCATGCAGATCCAAAGGCTGGAAGCGCTGACCGGCAGCACCTTGTTCGAACGCACGCCGCGTGGCCTGCGGCTGACCGCCCAAGGCCTGATTCTTTGGCCCTGCGCCCGCGACATTTTGTGTGCCAACGCGCTGGCCTTGCAACGCATGCGCGATCAGCACGTGCAGGGCCGCGTTCGGCTCGCGGTGGTGGAGGACATCGCGGCGGCGCGCCTGCACCATTTGCTGCGCCATTTTCATGACCACACCCCCAATGTGCAGTTGGACCTGATCGTGGCGGGCAACCGCGCGCTGGGCGCGCAGTTCGATGACGATCGCATCGATTTGATGGTGTGCGACGCTGGCGCCGTGCGCGCCGAGCCCTTGGCCTCTTGGCAGGAAGAACTGGTGTGGGCGGTGCGCAGCGATCTGTGGCCCAAGATGCGCGATGAGTGGCCGGTGGTGATGTTTGCCGAAGGCTGCCCCTGGCGCCTGGATGTCGTCAAGCATCTCTCGCACAGCAAGCACGCATGGAAGACGGTGTGTGAAGCTTCCACGCTGGTGGCCATGTCCACCGCATTGCAGGTCGGCATCGGCATGGGCCCCATGATGCGCGGCACCGTGCCGCCGGACTGCCGCGAGGTCGGCGTTGCCGAGGGCGCGCCAGCGCCGGTGGTGTTGCACGTGGCGTTGTTCGCGCGCGCGGCGGCGTCGCCGCAGGCGCGTTACCTGGCCGACTTTCTGCTCAAGAGCCTGCCCAATCAACGGGGCGTGCCGAGCGCCGAGGCGCCGCCGCGCGCCCGGCCAGCGCGCCGGCGCGCGGCTGCGGTGTGAGCGGCGCGCACAGGCTTCGCCGAGGCCACGGCTGGCACCGGATGATGACGGCCCGGTCCGCGAGGTCATGGCGGATGGCGTCGCGAAGTTCACCGCAGCGTCCTGATCATTTGGCTTGATGATGAAAAATGGCGTTTGCGCTTTCCAATCAAGCGCAAGCAGCTATAAAAATTATAGTTTTCCGGAAACCCAAGCGTTGCCGGAATGCGGTGCGGCATGGCCGCCGAGGGATGTCATCGCGCTTGCTCGAGGTGGCGCGCCAGTGCCTCGTGGCCGGCTTGACGTGCGTGGTCTATGGCGCTGGCGCCCTGGCGGTCGGGGCGGCGCGGGTCGGCGCCAGCGGCCAGCAGCAGGCGTGCCATGCCGACGTCGCCGCGGCGCGCGGCCCGCACCAGGGCGGTCCGGCCACCGCCGTCGGCCCCGTTCACGGGCCCGCCCTGTTCGCGGGCACCTTGCGCGGCCTCCGCCCCTCCTTCCCAGGCGGCGGCCAGCCAGGCCTGCGCGGGTTGGAGCGCACCCGGGGCCGGCGTGGGGCGCGCGCGCGGCGCGGCCGCTGCCGGCGGGCCCGGTGGGTGGCGGCGTGCCAGCCGTCTCGGGGGCGGGGGGCGCGGCTGCCACACCCGGCCGCTCGCCGGGAAAGGCGCGCGGCTGCGGGGCGTGATCGTTCTCGTGACGCGCGGGCGGCGCGGCGAATTCGCCGCCTGGCGCGGGGCGTGGGCGCTGGCCGGGCGGCCGTGCGTCGGCGGCCATCGGCGGCCAGGGTGCGGAAGATGGGGAGGGGGCCGCGTCGGCCGCGATGCGCCCGAGCGATGGATCCGGACGGGCATCCGGCGCGGCATGGCGTGCCTCGGTGGCGGCCTGGGGTTTGGCGGCCAGGCGCTCGCTGGCCCGCGCCCGCGTGCGTTCGGCGGCAGACGGCTTTTGGGACTGCGCGGGCGCCATGCTGGTCACCGGAGGTGGCGGCACCGGCAGCACCGGCGCTGGCGACGGGGCTGATGCTGGCGCGGGTGTTGGTGCCGATGCGGGTTGCGGTGCGGCCGACGGCCCGGCCGCTGAGGCGTTGAGCGGCGCCGATTCAGCCCGCGGCGCGGCGGCGCGGCCCAGCGCCACCGCCTGATCTTCAACCGGTGCGCGGCCGAACTGCAGCGCCAGCAGGCTGGCCAAACCCAGCATGGCGACGCTGGCCACGGCCGGCACCCACCAACGCCGGTCGTTGGCGGCTTGGGCAGGGGCCGGCGTCGGCAGCGGCGACGTACGGTCAAAACCAGCTCTGGCGCTTATTGGGCGCGCTCGAGCAGCTTCACTTTTTGTAG belongs to Ottowia testudinis and includes:
- a CDS encoding LysR family transcriptional regulator, giving the protein MADLDPYLLRAFMAVAELGTVSAAAQTLHRTQAAVSMQIQRLEALTGSTLFERTPRGLRLTAQGLILWPCARDILCANALALQRMRDQHVQGRVRLAVVEDIAAARLHHLLRHFHDHTPNVQLDLIVAGNRALGAQFDDDRIDLMVCDAGAVRAEPLASWQEELVWAVRSDLWPKMRDEWPVVMFAEGCPWRLDVVKHLSHSKHAWKTVCEASTLVAMSTALQVGIGMGPMMRGTVPPDCREVGVAEGAPAPVVLHVALFARAAASPQARYLADFLLKSLPNQRGVPSAEAPPRARPARRRAAAV
- a CDS encoding ankyrin repeat domain-containing protein produces the protein MNGADGGGRTALVRAARRGDVGMARLLLAAGADPRRPDRQGASAIDHARQAGHEALARHLEQAR